From the genome of Eucalyptus grandis isolate ANBG69807.140 chromosome 2, ASM1654582v1, whole genome shotgun sequence, one region includes:
- the LOC108954101 gene encoding probable inactive receptor kinase At5g10020: protein MLQSFSLSKNQLTGIVSEVSSGLDHLKWLDLHSNGFAGDVMKLLSVFCSIEYPDLSYNQLSISLDLVLGNSSFLSSICFLNFGSNSLAGELFLHIGMLFLTVWRCLMLVIIDPVGCVTSATLKKFNLSSDCRAWYCLYRALCHNRLEHALWQFIMNIELGKLCGRSSNSLTGALPIQTSQFLRLTSFQISDNLVGGPLPQVLGTYPELKVAFPIICLMNFKDVSYNNFSGIVPENLRRFHDSALHPGNSLLVSPYAPKSPEGPPDRIE, encoded by the exons ATGCTTCAGAGTTTTTCATTATCTAAAAACCAATTGACAGGGATCGTCTCAGAGGTTAGCTCAGGCTTAGATCATTTGAAATGGTTAGATTTGCACAGTAATGGATTTGCTGGAGATGTCATGAAGCTGCTCTCTGTTTTCTGTAGCATAGAGTATCCTGATCTGAGCTATAATCAGCTCTCCATTTCACTTGACCTGGTGCTTGGTAATTCTAGTTTCCTTTCCTCAATTTGCTTTCTGAACTTTGGCTCTAATTCTTTAGCAGGGGAGCTATTTTTGCACATCGGGATGCTGTTTTTAACAGTTTGGAGGTGTTTGATGCTAGTAATAATAG ACCCAGTTGGATGTGTTACCTCTGCAACTTTGAAGAAGTTCAATTTATCTTCAGACTGTCGGGCTTGGTACTGTCTGTATAGGGCATTGTGCCACAATAGACTTGAGCATGCTCTCTGGCAATTTATCATGAATATAGAGTTGGGGAAACTCTGTGGAAGGAGTTCCAACTCATTGACAGGAGCATTACCTATccaaacttctcaatttttgagaCTGACTTCATTCCAGATCTCGGACAATTTAGTGGGGGGCCCTCTTCCCCAAGTCTTAGGCACATATCCAGAATTGAAG GTGGCCTTCCCGATAATCTGCTTGATGAACTTCAAGGATGTGTCTTACAATAATTTCTCAGGCATTGTGCCTGAAAACTTGAGAAGATTTCATGATTCAGCATTGCATCCAGGAAACTCTTTGCTGGTTTCTCCTTATGCACCAAAATCTCCGGAAGGGCCGCCAGATAGGATTGAGTGA
- the LOC120290676 gene encoding putative disease resistance protein RGA3, producing the protein MEILQLLIEEEEGINNINAIPKIIPIIGMGGVGKTTLAQQVYHDASYFDVKAWACVSNDFDVATITKRILQVIPGLSREGNDLDQPQEKLWKHLSGKRFLIVLDDVWTEKYEEWTNLLKTFQAGAEGSVIVLTARNLRVASMAGARAYPLKELPEDACLTLLAYHALRAENFDHHTPLKSFGEKIVMKCKGLPLAVKMLGGLLRTDVDSHQWEAISNSRIWDLAKEEKRDPSLFDTQLSPSPPSSEEMFCLLCDLSQGLRNRKG; encoded by the coding sequence atggaGATCCTTCAATTgttgattgaagaagaagaaggcatcaACAACATAAATGCGATCCCGAAAATAATTCCCATAATAGGGATGGGAGGGGTCGGAAAGACCACTCTAGCCCAGCAAGTCTATCATGACGCCAGCTATTTTGATGTCAAAGCATGGGCTTGCGTGTCCAATGACTTCGACGTGGCCACCATTACAAAGAGGATTTTGCAGGTTATCCCTGGTTTGTCTCGCGAAGGCAACGACCTAGACCAGCCCCAAGAGAAGTTGTGGAAACATCTGTCTGGGAAGAGGTTCCTTATCGTTTTGGACGATGTTTGGACAGAGAAGTACGAAGAGTGGACCAATCTCCTGAAGACTTTCCAAGCCGGAGCTGAGGGAAGCGTGATCGTCCTTACAGCTCGTAACCTCCGTGTTGCTTCAATGGCCGGTGCTCGGGCATACCCTCTGAAGGAGTTGCCTGAAGATGCTTGCTTGACTTTACTGGCCTATCACGCTCTTCGCGCCGAAAATTTCGACCACCACACCCCTCTTAAATCATTCGGTGAGAAAATAGTGATGAAGTGCAAAGGCTTGCCGTTGGCTGTGAAGATGTTGGGCGGACTACTACGTACCGACGTCGATTCCCACCAGTGGGAAGCTATATCCAACAGCCGAATTTGGGATCTAGCAAAAGAGGAGAAACGAGATCCTTCCCTCTTTGACACTCAGCTATCACCATCTCCCCCCTCATCTGAAGAGATGTTTTGCTTACTGTGCGATCTTTCCCAAGGATTACGAAATAGAAAGGGATGA
- the LOC120290677 gene encoding putative disease resistance protein At3g14460 — MAEGLVHRSEGKNLWKTGLDYFKELVSRSFFQESSSNSLRFSMHDLLNDLAKSVAGPTHFSLSGSNESNASSARHASFISSYGIASERLKVYRSMKRLRSFISLQPRPKKFAMLHLSQSVLGDLLSDLKYLKVFSLSHYCISEVPDCVGKLRHLHYLNLSYAEIESLPESIGELLNLEALILRGCPYLAGLPQGVENLINLRFLDIRETQSLQAMPRRIGNLVNLEILSKFIVGTENGRRLKELKRLEHLRGELLISELHKVKDAGDARDANLHMKRGIDRLIMKWSKQVKDAGDAKDAIERMKNGIDQLITKWSKQAIYATDAKDAVLCMKREIDRLITGDAKDANLRMKRGIDQLIMKWSKQIEDTGDAKDANLCMKREIGRSIMKLSKQVKDAGDARDAILRMKSGIVELIKKWSERLEDLRKAELELETEVLEFLQPHKDLRDLTISYYSGIEFPFWLGDPLHLNIVSLRLCGCRNVGSLPSLGLLTSLKELHIEGLNAVCTVGSEFYETTEPFPSLTTLEFKDMSFWQDWTHFGGTEEIEVPFPCLQHLMVHNCPMLKGRLPGKLDALVRLEIDSCPLLHASPAVSLLSLRELYFRSCNEVTFKSLVNMTSLTTLAVENVEGLTRFPRGYTRALTKLEKFEVRRCKNLIHLWQDRDYVQNLACLKSLDVISCRQFVSFIARESDRELPSRLEAMKLSDCSSLEKLPDKVHNLASLRSLIVLNCPKLRSFPETGLPASMTSLTVENCQNLQHLPIGTKIGNETSRLRELRIYRCDSLPESPFGKGGLPETLKELKIHNCREVKSLAEIVADSGHQHHVQWLEDVRIFYCEQLGSLPRSLHKLSHLTRLTIFGCPALELEHFPPLPASISEFSLWSCPNVKSLPDKLHHLTSLRSLYIVDCKNIKRFPRGGLPPNIETFEVRVCVNMEQHMEEWGLHTLALLQSLWIDGSVGGLGDMVCFPPDSDGNDHDLLPSSLTYLNLSDMRSLESLSSGLPCSLQRLYTRGCRKLRCLPKAGLPSSLEHLSISDCKLLEEQCLKHAGNYWHLIKEIPTIYINNDLIS; from the coding sequence ATGGCGGAGGGCTTGGTGCACAGAAGCGAAGGAAAGAACCTTTGGAAGACAGGTCTTGATTATTTCAAGGAGTTAGTATCGAGATCGTTTTTTCAAGAATCAAGCAGCAACAGTTTGCGGTTCTCGATGCATGATCTTCTGAATGACCTTGCAAAGTCAGTTGCTGGCCCGACGCACTTTAGCTTATCAGGGAGCAATGAGAGTAATGCATCTTCAGCTCGTCACGCATCCTTCATTTCGAGCTATGGAATTGCATCTGAAAGACTTAAGGTGTATCGCAGTATGAAGCGGCTAAGAAGCTTCATCTCATTGCAACCACGACCAAAGAAGTTCGCGATGTTGCATTTGTCCCAAAGCGTGCTAGGTGACTTGCTGTCGGACTTGAAGTATTTGAAGGTGTTTTCGTTGAGTCATTACTGCATCAGCGAGGTACCAGACTGTGTAGGTAAATTGAGGCATCTGCACTACCTTAATTTATCTTACGCTGAGATTGAAAGCCTTCCCGAATCCATCGGTGAGCTGTTGAACCTAGAGGCTTTGATATTACGGGGTTGTCCATACCTTGCTGGATTGCCTCAAGGTGTCGAGAATCTGATCAATTTACGATTTCTTGACATTAGAGAAACTCAGAGCCTACAAGCTATGCCACGACGTATAGGTAACTTGGTGAATCTTGAGATTTTGTCCAAGTTTATCGTGGGAACAGAGAACGGGCGGAGGTTAAAGGAGTTAAAACGCCTCGAGCACCTGAGAGGGGAACTGTTAATCTCTGAGTTGCATAAGGTAAAAGACGCTGGAGATGCTAGGGATGCTAATCTACACATGAAGCGTGGGATTGACCGGTTAATCATGAAGTGGAGCAAACAGGTAAAAGACGCTGGAGATGCTAAGGATGCTATTGAACGCATGAAGAATGGAATTGACCAGTTAATCACGAAATGGAGCAAACAGGCAATATACGCTACAGATGCTAAGGATGCTGTTCTATGCATGAAGCGTGAAATTGACCGGTTAATCACTGGAGATGCTAAGGATGCTAATCTACGCATGAAGCGTGGAATTGACCAGTTAATCATGAAATGGAGCAAACAGATAGAAGACACTGGAGATGCTAAGGATGCTAATCTATGCATGAAGCGTGAAATTGGCCGGTCAATCATGAAATTGAGCAAACAGGTAAAAGACGCTGGAGACGCTAGGGATGCTATTCTACGCATGAAGAGTGGAATTGTCGAGTTAATCAAGAAATGGAGTGAACGCCTTGAAGATTTGCGGAAAGCAGAGCTAGAGCTTGAAACGGAGGTCCTCGAATTTCTTCAGCCTCATAAAGACCTTCGAGATCTCACAATCTCCTACTACAGCGGCATTGAATTTCCTTTCTGGCTGGGAGATCCTTTGCATCTCAACATAGTCTCTTTGCGCTTGTGTGGCTGCCGTAACGTTGGATCATTACCATCACTCGGGCTGCTAACCTCCCTGAAAGAACTGCACATCGAAGGTCTGAATGCTGTGTGCACGGTGGGCTCCGAATTTTACGAAACTACAGAGCCTTTTCCATCCTTAACTACCTTGGAGTTCAAGGATATGTCATTCTGGCAGGATTGGACTCATTTTGGTGGCACTGAGGAAATAGAAGTGCCGTTCCCTTGTCTTCAGCATCTGATGGTCCACAATTGTCCCATGTTGAAGGGACGATTGCCCGGAAAACTGGATGCCCTCGTGAGGCTTGAAATTGATTCATGTCCACTTCTGCATGCCTCACCTGCCGTTAGTCTTCTGTCTCTCCGCGAGCTATACTTCAGAAGCTGTAACGAGGTGACTTTTAAGAGCTTGGTTAACATGACTTCTCTAACCACTCTTGCTGTCGAAAATGTCGAGGGGCTCACTCGCTTTCCTCGTGGGTACACAAGAGCCTTGACCAAGTTAGAGAAGTTTGAGGTAAGAAGATGCAAAAACCTGATACACTTGTGGCAGGACAGAGATTATGTTCAGAATCTTGCTTGTCTGAAGAGCTTAGATGTCATAAGTTGTCGTCAGTTCGTATCTTTTATAGCCAGAGAAAGTGATAGAGAGCTGCCTAGCCGCCTTGAAGctatgaaattgagtgattgctcAAGCCTAGAGAAGCTTCCAGACAAGGTGCACAATCTGGCCTCTCTTCGTAGCTTGATCGTTCTCAACTGTCCGAAACTCCGGTCCTTTCCAGAGACTGGTTTGCCAGCATCTATGACATCATTGACCGTCGAAAACTGCCAGAATCTCCAGCATTTGCCCATAGGCACTAAGATTGGCAATGAGACATCTCGTCTGAGAGAATTGAGAATCTACAGATGCGATTCACTGCCTGAATCGCCATTCGGCAAGGGTGGACTACCAGAGACTCTCAAGGAACTTAAGATTCATAACTGCAGGGAAGTGAAGTCACTGGCAGAGATAGTTGCGGACTCGGGCCACCAACACCACGTCCAATGGCTTGAAGATGTAAGAATTTTCTATTGCGAGCAATTGGGAAGTCTGCCCCGGAGCCTGCACAAGCTCTCCCACCTCACTCGCTTGACGATATTCGGTTGTCCCGCTCTGGAGCTGGAGCACTTCCCTCCGCTTCCCGCCAGCATATCCGAGTTCAGCCTCTGGAGTTGCCCGAATGTAAAATCTCTACCTGATAAATTGCATCACCTCACATCCCTCCGGAGTCTATATATTGTCGATTGCAAGAACATCAAACGCTTTCCCAGGGGAGGGTTACCTCCCAATATAGAGACCTTCGAGGTGAGGGTCTGCGTAAACATGGAGCAGCATATGGAAGAGTGGGGCTTGCACACACTCGCGTTGCTCCAATCTTTATGGATCGACGGGAGTGTCGGCGGACTTGGAGATATGGTGTGCTTTCCTCCAGACAGCGATGGCAACGACCATGATctcctcccttcctctctcaCCTATCTTAATCTCTCCGACATGAGGAGCCTAGAGAGTCTATCAAGTGGCCTCCCTTGCTCTCTCCAGCGCTTGTACACTCGTGGATGCCGGAAGCTGAGGTGCTTGCCCAAGGCCGGCCTTCCTTCCTCGCTTGAGCATTTGTCCATCAGCGACTGCAAACTTCTCGAAGAGCAATGCTTAAAGCACGCCGGCAACTATTGGCACCTCATCAAAGAAATCCCGACTATCTACATAAACAATGATCTGATCTCATGA